One stretch of Pedobacter riviphilus DNA includes these proteins:
- a CDS encoding TlpA disulfide reductase family protein, with protein sequence MKKTLLVAVAVLPLAALAQKPFSLNGTLKNDKGNEKIYLSYSKDGKSILDSTELKNGTFAFKGEIADPLRASVYKKPAEKNGKRDFLSIYLEAANIQLVSADSLKNASISGSKVNADNEKLKALTKPVQDKLAAINGEFGKLTAEQKKDEALTEAIYKRYEAASKELEPIYIDFARSNPQSYVSLSAISQIATSESAQPEAEKAYAALSQSLKDSKSGKDISTYFDAIKNTKIGVQALDFTQNDVNDKPVKLSDFKGKYVLVDFWASWCGPCRQENPNVVAAYNQYKDKGFTVLGVSLDRPGKKEAWLKAIADDQLTWTHVSDLKFWDNAVAKQYGIRSIPANFLIDPNGKIVAKGLRGEALKEKLASLLDAKTK encoded by the coding sequence ATGAAAAAAACACTACTCGTTGCAGTTGCTGTACTACCACTAGCTGCACTGGCACAAAAACCATTCTCGTTAAACGGAACCCTAAAAAATGATAAGGGGAATGAGAAAATTTACTTGAGCTATTCGAAAGATGGTAAATCGATTTTAGACTCCACTGAATTAAAAAACGGCACTTTTGCTTTTAAAGGTGAGATCGCCGATCCGCTAAGGGCTTCGGTATATAAAAAGCCCGCTGAAAAGAATGGAAAACGCGATTTCTTGTCCATTTACCTTGAAGCTGCCAATATTCAGCTGGTATCTGCCGATTCTTTAAAAAATGCATCGATCAGCGGGTCGAAAGTAAATGCAGATAATGAAAAACTTAAGGCTTTAACCAAACCAGTTCAGGATAAACTGGCTGCAATAAATGGCGAATTTGGCAAATTAACCGCCGAACAAAAGAAAGACGAAGCCTTAACTGAGGCTATTTATAAGCGCTACGAAGCTGCAAGTAAAGAGTTGGAGCCCATTTATATCGATTTTGCCCGTTCCAATCCGCAGTCTTATGTTAGCTTATCAGCCATCTCCCAGATTGCAACCAGCGAATCTGCCCAACCTGAGGCCGAAAAGGCTTATGCTGCATTGAGTCAGAGTCTTAAAGACAGCAAATCGGGCAAAGATATTTCAACTTATTTTGATGCGATAAAGAACACTAAAATAGGCGTTCAGGCTTTAGATTTTACACAAAATGATGTGAACGACAAGCCTGTAAAGCTATCTGATTTTAAAGGTAAATATGTTCTGGTTGATTTCTGGGCATCGTGGTGTGGCCCTTGCAGACAAGAGAATCCGAACGTTGTGGCTGCCTATAACCAATATAAAGATAAAGGCTTTACCGTTTTAGGGGTTTCTTTAGATCGGCCTGGTAAAAAAGAGGCCTGGTTGAAAGCCATTGCTGATGATCAGTTAACCTGGACGCATGTTTCTGATTTGAAATTCTGGGATAATGCTGTAGCTAAACAATATGGCATCCGTTCTATTCCGGCAAATTTCCTTATCGATCCAAACGGAAAAATTGTTGCAAAAGGACTTCGTGGCGAGGCTTTAAAAGAAAAATTAGCTTCGTTACTTGACGCTAAAACCAAATAA
- a CDS encoding discoidin domain-containing protein has product MKTILIYVSLAMFFFSSCKKNDGEEPVLRPSTTQSVIQQDSLVTYTSDRKYNLNVIYFIPSDVIPPANYQKRLSELLLWGQNWYKEQMALNGYPNKTFGLYTNAAKTDVRLIVINGTKGKANYQYNGGAGNVMSEINSYFSANPSLKSGDHNLIIIPSYFMKADGTPGGGSFGPPFYGNGKSCFALDYLDLDIKHLGKSDVLGNAFSVWFGGMIHELGHGLNLDHNCQKVSENNDPLKGMSLMYAGNGTLGKSPTFLTAADCAILNANQIFNTDTKVYYGSVNTTLKKIYARYDAAKQSIIVSGKFSTNGKVTSILYYNDPNVDNEGTGVNKDYNAITWESKAIGVDSFYVEMPIAELQYKTDGIPYELKIKFVNDNGNITENVFSYTFNAGIPVIEFGLKASQYNNSTWSVIGFSSNQTSGDDGKAINIIDGNFQSSWISRWSDPVAVPPHFVAIDMKSPLPFTGFTIAMESRYGAKCKDIEIQTSMDGLTWQSAGNFTLKAIAGPQHVYLSSQKTARYFKIIVLSSYNGGNAANIAEITAFNE; this is encoded by the coding sequence ATGAAAACAATATTAATTTATGTTTCTCTAGCGATGTTTTTTTTTAGCTCTTGTAAAAAAAACGATGGTGAAGAGCCTGTTTTGAGGCCATCCACTACTCAATCCGTTATTCAACAGGATAGTCTTGTTACTTACACTTCTGATCGAAAATACAATCTAAATGTGATTTATTTTATACCGTCAGATGTTATTCCTCCGGCTAATTATCAAAAAAGACTGAGCGAATTGCTCTTATGGGGCCAAAACTGGTATAAAGAACAAATGGCGCTTAATGGCTATCCCAATAAGACTTTTGGTCTTTATACCAATGCGGCTAAAACTGATGTTAGGCTAATTGTGATTAATGGAACAAAAGGTAAAGCCAATTATCAGTATAATGGTGGAGCGGGTAACGTAATGAGTGAGATTAATAGCTATTTTTCAGCCAATCCATCACTTAAATCAGGTGATCACAATCTCATTATTATTCCTAGTTACTTTATGAAAGCCGATGGAACTCCGGGCGGAGGTAGTTTTGGCCCACCATTTTATGGCAATGGTAAAAGCTGTTTTGCCTTAGACTATCTGGATTTGGATATTAAACATCTCGGAAAATCAGATGTGCTGGGCAACGCATTCAGCGTCTGGTTTGGTGGCATGATACATGAATTGGGACACGGGTTAAACTTAGATCATAATTGTCAAAAGGTTTCGGAAAACAACGACCCTTTAAAAGGAATGTCACTTATGTATGCAGGGAATGGAACATTAGGGAAAAGCCCAACATTTTTGACCGCTGCAGACTGTGCCATTCTTAATGCAAATCAAATATTTAACACTGATACCAAGGTATACTATGGTAGCGTGAATACTACGCTGAAGAAAATTTATGCAAGATATGACGCAGCCAAACAAAGTATAATTGTTTCTGGTAAATTTAGTACAAACGGGAAAGTAACAAGTATCCTCTATTACAATGATCCAAATGTTGATAATGAAGGGACTGGAGTAAATAAAGATTATAACGCAATAACCTGGGAGTCTAAGGCAATCGGGGTTGATAGTTTTTACGTTGAGATGCCTATTGCCGAATTACAGTACAAAACAGATGGAATACCCTATGAATTAAAGATTAAATTCGTAAACGATAATGGAAATATAACGGAGAATGTCTTTTCATATACGTTCAACGCCGGTATCCCGGTGATTGAATTTGGGCTTAAAGCCAGCCAGTATAACAACAGCACTTGGTCGGTAATAGGTTTCAGTTCTAACCAAACAAGCGGCGACGATGGTAAGGCAATCAATATTATCGACGGTAACTTTCAAAGCTCATGGATTTCCAGATGGAGTGACCCCGTAGCAGTTCCTCCACATTTTGTTGCAATCGATATGAAATCGCCTCTACCATTTACTGGGTTTACAATAGCGATGGAATCACGGTATGGTGCGAAATGCAAGGATATTGAAATACAGACTAGCATGGATGGATTGACCTGGCAGAGCGCGGGGAATTTTACATTGAAAGCAATAGCCGGCCCACAACATGTATATCTTTCGTCTCAAAAAACTGCAAGATATTTTAAGATTATTGTTCTTTCATCATACAATGGCGGAAATGCCGCAAATATTGCAGAAATAACAGCTTTTAATGAATAA
- a CDS encoding RNA polymerase sigma factor, translated as MPVGSSNNEKALSDALREGDVNAFNLLYLKYDRKIYYNLKKLVHLEDVALELHQDVFLKVWLNRDKINSDFPFESFLVTIAKNIAIDFYRRVLREKKLMDRLINMTTEIYDPVTDFMENKALGEIIEESINKLPPKRQIVFRLIKLENKSYEFVANELGVSVGTIKDHMAKASAFLKAEISKYDSELLVLSFISLIRIFQK; from the coding sequence ATGCCAGTCGGATCATCAAATAATGAAAAAGCGCTTTCGGATGCACTTAGGGAAGGTGATGTCAACGCTTTTAATCTGCTCTATTTGAAGTACGACAGGAAAATCTACTATAACCTTAAAAAACTCGTTCATCTGGAGGATGTAGCTCTCGAATTACACCAGGATGTATTTTTGAAGGTTTGGCTAAACCGCGATAAAATAAATTCAGATTTCCCTTTTGAATCATTTTTGGTTACAATAGCTAAAAATATCGCTATTGATTTTTATAGGAGGGTACTGCGCGAAAAAAAGCTAATGGACCGGCTGATAAACATGACAACCGAAATTTATGATCCTGTGACTGATTTCATGGAGAATAAAGCACTTGGCGAAATTATTGAAGAAAGCATTAATAAGTTACCGCCAAAACGACAGATCGTATTTCGTTTGATCAAGTTAGAAAATAAGAGTTACGAATTCGTTGCTAATGAGTTAGGCGTTTCTGTTGGCACAATTAAAGATCATATGGCGAAAGCCTCAGCATTCCTAAAAGCTGAAATAAGCAAATACGATTCAGAACTGTTGGTACTTTCTTTCATAAGCCTGATTCGGATTTTTCAAAAATAG
- a CDS encoding glycoside hydrolase family 35 protein, translating to MKIKFLPLLIFICLINNLLAQTKSQDPKHTFAIEGGNFLLDGKPIQIYSGEMHYARIPKPYWRHRLRMMKAMGLNAVATYVFWNYHETAPGVWDFKTGNRDIAEYIKTAQEEGLFVILRPGPYVCAEWEFGGYPWFLQKVPGMVIRGNNPQYLAATKAYFTALYGQLKNLLITNGGPIIMVQGENEFGSYVAQRKDVPLEDHKRYSAAVFQQLKDIGFNVPFFTSDGSWLFEGGALPGALPTANGEDDVTKLKELVNKYNGGKGPYMVAEFYPGWLAHWAEPFPKVSTQAVVKQTQKYLDGGVSFNYYMVHGGTNFGFTSGANYDNKHDIQPDLTSYDYDAPISEAGWATEKYNALRDLLKKPETPAVPAKIPLIAIPDIILTKAVDLEDIKSKITPVNDDNPLTFEALNQGHGYIWYSKKFNQPISGKLELAGLRDYAIVYVNGTKVAELNSYYKKYDCDIDIPFNAVLDIVVENMGRINYGAKIINSTKGIISPVIINGQTISGNWNMYKLPMEVVPNLALAKNTATVGRPAFYEGSFSLTKTGDTFLDMRDWGKGIVFINGINIGRYWSVGPQQTLYLPGCWLKKGKNEIVIFEQNNDTLHKVIKSVEVPVLELLKP from the coding sequence ATGAAAATTAAATTTTTACCATTGCTTATATTTATCTGTTTAATAAATAATCTGTTAGCGCAAACTAAATCACAAGATCCAAAACACACTTTCGCTATTGAGGGCGGTAATTTTCTGTTAGACGGTAAACCGATTCAAATTTATAGTGGAGAAATGCATTATGCACGCATTCCAAAACCTTATTGGCGCCACCGCTTGAGAATGATGAAAGCAATGGGTTTAAATGCTGTGGCTACTTATGTTTTTTGGAATTACCATGAAACTGCTCCCGGGGTTTGGGATTTTAAGACTGGTAATCGAGATATCGCCGAATACATCAAAACTGCTCAAGAAGAGGGTTTATTTGTGATCCTTAGACCAGGCCCATATGTTTGTGCGGAATGGGAATTTGGAGGCTATCCATGGTTTTTGCAAAAGGTGCCAGGCATGGTTATTCGTGGCAATAATCCACAATATTTAGCTGCAACAAAAGCTTATTTTACTGCACTGTACGGACAGCTTAAAAATCTTTTAATAACCAATGGAGGTCCAATCATAATGGTGCAGGGCGAAAATGAATTTGGGTCTTATGTGGCTCAACGTAAGGATGTTCCGTTAGAAGATCATAAAAGGTATAGCGCAGCTGTATTTCAACAGTTAAAAGATATTGGCTTTAATGTGCCATTTTTTACTTCAGACGGAAGTTGGCTTTTTGAGGGGGGCGCATTACCAGGAGCTTTACCAACTGCAAATGGTGAAGATGATGTAACCAAGCTTAAGGAATTGGTGAATAAATACAATGGTGGTAAAGGACCTTATATGGTAGCAGAATTTTATCCTGGCTGGTTAGCCCATTGGGCAGAGCCTTTTCCTAAAGTTTCTACGCAAGCAGTGGTTAAGCAAACGCAAAAATATTTAGATGGTGGCGTATCTTTTAATTATTATATGGTACATGGAGGTACAAATTTCGGTTTTACATCAGGCGCAAATTATGATAACAAACATGATATTCAGCCAGATTTAACCAGTTATGATTATGATGCGCCAATTAGTGAGGCTGGTTGGGCTACCGAAAAGTACAATGCTTTAAGAGATTTGCTGAAGAAGCCAGAAACTCCAGCTGTTCCGGCAAAAATTCCTTTAATTGCTATTCCGGATATTATTTTAACAAAAGCAGTTGATTTGGAAGATATTAAAAGTAAAATTACACCAGTAAATGACGATAATCCTTTAACTTTTGAAGCTTTAAATCAAGGACATGGCTACATTTGGTACAGCAAAAAATTTAATCAGCCTATTAGTGGTAAACTAGAGTTGGCTGGTTTGCGTGATTATGCCATTGTGTATGTCAACGGAACTAAGGTTGCTGAATTAAACAGCTATTATAAAAAATATGATTGTGATATTGACATTCCTTTTAATGCCGTTTTAGATATTGTAGTTGAAAATATGGGGCGTATTAACTACGGGGCAAAAATCATTAACAGTACAAAAGGTATCATTTCTCCGGTAATTATTAATGGACAAACTATTAGCGGAAACTGGAATATGTATAAGTTGCCTATGGAGGTTGTGCCTAATTTAGCCTTGGCAAAAAATACGGCAACAGTTGGAAGACCAGCTTTTTACGAAGGAAGTTTTTCTCTAACAAAAACTGGTGATACTTTTCTTGATATGCGTGATTGGGGTAAAGGTATCGTGTTTATTAACGGAATAAATATAGGACGTTACTGGAGCGTTGGTCCCCAACAAACGCTGTACCTACCAGGTTGTTGGCTAAAAAAGGGTAAGAATGAAATTGTAATTTTCGAGCAGAATAATGACACGCTACACAAAGTAATTAAATCTGTAGAAGTACCTGTATTAGAATTACTGAAGCCTTAA
- a CDS encoding alpha-N-acetylglucosaminidase: MKLVKLNLSILFIVISFSVYGEAYTAVREIAQRRVPWLVSSLSFSVIPTETGEDIFELSSVGNMVNIAASNSNSAAYGLGYYLKYYCNRSMSHLGDNLSPLLNIPKINKKVRISSPFRFRYALNYCTISYSMAYYKWAEWERELDWMALNGVNLMLAPVGMEAVWQNTLKKLGYNNRDIGDFIADPAFSAWWLMGNLEGWGGPITQSVINQQAKLEQQIIKRMRDLKIEPVMQGFYGMVPTSLKNKMKASVIDQGKWAGGFTRPDFLIPTDTAFSQVADIYYTEMKKLYGADLHFFGGDPFHEGGNSKGVDVSTAATIIQRKMDQHFSGSSWVLQGWQSNPSEALLNGLDKKKTLVIELFGENTNNWEKRKGYNGTPFVWSNVSNFGEKNGLYGKLQRFSDEVNRAKGSEYGQYLAGIGIIPEGINNNPVAFDFMLELGWHQNPVSVKSWIKTYQDYRYGKSSSKMDQAWQLLLQTAYSSPEIYQEGPSESIFCARPGVAIKTVSTWGTRKRNYNPELFLEAVKLFVAAGDDYANVETYQTDKIDLVRQVLANKGDKSYQNMIEAIQAKDVVAFKKESAVFQKLILQQDSLLSSSRYFSLNRWLEQAINFAKTPADRERALRNAKIQITYWGPENNPKTDLHDYAHKEWSGLLGSLYLSRWQRFIKEQLAKMEGKESNSPDYFAMEVAWTKSADTYRLKPINVSQLNKLIDNILK, encoded by the coding sequence ATGAAACTTGTAAAACTAAATTTATCAATTTTATTTATTGTTATCTCTTTTTCTGTATATGGAGAGGCATATACCGCAGTCAGGGAAATTGCGCAGCGCCGGGTTCCATGGCTTGTTTCATCCCTATCTTTCAGTGTTATACCAACAGAAACAGGCGAAGATATTTTTGAACTGTCCTCAGTTGGAAATATGGTGAATATCGCTGCTTCGAATTCAAATAGTGCGGCCTATGGTTTGGGCTATTATCTCAAGTATTACTGTAACAGAAGCATGTCTCATTTAGGAGATAATCTATCTCCGCTTCTTAATATCCCAAAAATCAATAAAAAGGTTAGGATATCTTCGCCATTTCGCTTTAGGTATGCCTTAAATTATTGTACCATTAGCTATTCAATGGCGTATTACAAATGGGCTGAATGGGAACGTGAACTAGATTGGATGGCACTGAATGGGGTGAACCTGATGCTTGCACCTGTTGGAATGGAGGCGGTTTGGCAGAATACATTAAAAAAATTAGGCTATAATAACAGGGATATCGGCGATTTCATAGCTGATCCTGCTTTTAGTGCGTGGTGGTTAATGGGAAACCTGGAAGGCTGGGGAGGCCCGATTACTCAGAGTGTAATTAACCAACAGGCCAAGCTAGAGCAACAGATCATTAAGCGTATGAGAGACTTAAAGATTGAGCCCGTAATGCAAGGGTTTTATGGCATGGTTCCAACAAGCCTTAAAAACAAGATGAAAGCGAGCGTGATAGACCAGGGTAAGTGGGCTGGAGGTTTTACACGCCCTGATTTTCTAATTCCTACTGATACAGCCTTTAGTCAGGTAGCTGATATCTATTACACAGAAATGAAGAAGCTTTATGGAGCTGATCTTCACTTTTTTGGCGGAGATCCTTTTCATGAGGGCGGAAACTCCAAAGGGGTTGATGTGAGTACGGCAGCTACTATTATACAACGAAAAATGGATCAGCACTTCTCAGGCAGTAGCTGGGTACTGCAGGGTTGGCAATCGAATCCTTCTGAAGCGCTACTTAATGGTTTAGATAAAAAGAAAACGTTAGTGATTGAACTATTTGGAGAAAATACCAATAACTGGGAAAAAAGAAAAGGCTATAATGGAACTCCATTTGTTTGGAGTAACGTAAGTAATTTCGGGGAAAAGAATGGTTTATATGGTAAGCTTCAACGCTTTTCAGATGAAGTGAACAGAGCTAAAGGGAGCGAGTATGGACAGTATTTAGCGGGTATTGGTATTATTCCAGAGGGGATAAACAATAACCCGGTAGCTTTCGATTTTATGCTTGAGCTTGGCTGGCATCAAAATCCTGTATCAGTAAAGAGTTGGATTAAAACCTATCAGGACTACCGCTATGGAAAAAGCAGTTCAAAAATGGACCAGGCCTGGCAGTTATTGTTGCAAACAGCCTATAGCAGTCCAGAAATTTATCAGGAAGGGCCTTCGGAATCTATTTTTTGTGCAAGGCCTGGTGTTGCTATTAAAACGGTTTCAACATGGGGAACCCGCAAAAGAAATTATAATCCGGAACTTTTTTTGGAAGCGGTAAAACTTTTTGTAGCGGCTGGTGATGATTATGCAAATGTTGAAACATATCAAACAGATAAGATTGATCTCGTGAGGCAGGTATTGGCGAATAAAGGAGATAAAAGTTATCAGAATATGATTGAGGCCATACAAGCAAAAGATGTGGTTGCATTTAAAAAAGAAAGTGCTGTATTCCAGAAACTGATACTCCAGCAGGACTCATTGTTGAGCTCAAGCAGGTACTTTTCTTTAAACCGCTGGTTGGAACAGGCTATTAATTTTGCGAAAACACCAGCGGATAGAGAGAGGGCTTTAAGAAATGCAAAAATTCAGATAACCTATTGGGGACCCGAAAATAATCCAAAGACAGACCTACATGATTACGCGCATAAAGAATGGAGCGGTTTGCTAGGCTCTTTATATCTGTCCCGCTGGCAGCGCTTTATTAAGGAGCAATTAGCTAAGATGGAAGGTAAGGAAAGCAATAGCCCCGATTATTTTGCCATGGAAGTGGCCTGGACAAAGTCGGCTGATACCTATAGGCTAAAGCCTATAAATGTTTCTCAGCTAAATAAATTGATTGATAATATATTAAAATAA
- a CDS encoding cysteine desulfurase family protein has product MSIYLDNAATTPLASEVFTAMKPFIFESFANPSSAHALGRYAREAVERSREIIADTLYTEPGNIFFTSGGTEGDNTALLSAVYNHNIRVVITSRLEHYAVLNTLKALADSGVIRLVYLENDSKGKLSLAELDTLLENEEPALISLMHGNNEIGNLNPILEIADLAEHHGAIFHSDTVQTIGHIDINTRQLAPDFLVGSAHKFHGPKGVGFLYAKEPANLRAFIKGGGQESGKRAGTENVAGIVGMAAALQHAYDNQNLYETHIHSLKKRLLNGLTSLSEINFNGYSDHPDKSLSTVLSVSLPALPNGADLLQTLDRAGIFVSGGSACSSNHSSHVIEALGTGKNEETIRFSFSRFNTQAEIDEVVALLNSLYRNRQEQSNLLYA; this is encoded by the coding sequence ATGAGTATTTATTTAGATAATGCAGCGACCACCCCACTTGCCAGTGAGGTTTTTACAGCCATGAAGCCCTTTATTTTTGAGTCATTTGCAAACCCGTCTTCGGCACACGCTTTAGGCAGGTATGCCAGAGAAGCCGTAGAGCGATCGAGAGAAATTATTGCGGATACTTTATATACAGAACCAGGAAATATTTTCTTTACTTCTGGCGGAACCGAAGGCGATAATACAGCTTTACTTTCAGCAGTTTATAACCATAATATCCGGGTTGTTATTACTTCCAGATTAGAGCATTATGCTGTTTTAAATACACTTAAAGCTTTGGCAGACAGTGGTGTAATCAGATTGGTATATCTGGAAAACGATAGCAAAGGCAAATTATCGCTCGCTGAGCTGGATACTTTGCTCGAAAATGAAGAACCGGCACTAATATCCTTAATGCACGGTAACAATGAAATAGGAAATTTAAATCCCATTTTGGAAATTGCCGATCTTGCTGAGCATCATGGTGCGATATTCCATTCAGATACGGTGCAAACCATTGGCCATATCGATATTAACACCCGCCAGCTGGCGCCCGATTTTCTGGTGGGCTCGGCGCATAAGTTTCATGGGCCGAAAGGTGTTGGTTTTCTATATGCAAAAGAACCGGCTAATCTGCGTGCTTTTATTAAGGGAGGAGGGCAGGAATCGGGAAAGCGGGCAGGTACCGAGAACGTAGCAGGTATTGTAGGGATGGCAGCGGCACTTCAGCATGCCTATGATAACCAAAACCTTTACGAAACACATATCCATTCACTTAAAAAAAGATTGCTTAACGGGCTTACAAGCCTTTCTGAAATAAACTTTAACGGTTATTCAGATCATCCTGATAAAAGCTTATCTACGGTATTAAGTGTTTCATTACCCGCATTGCCCAATGGTGCAGATTTGTTACAAACTTTAGACAGGGCAGGCATATTTGTTTCGGGAGGAAGCGCCTGTTCTTCCAATCATTCATCGCATGTTATTGAAGCATTGGGAACTGGTAAAAATGAAGAAACAATCAGGTTTTCTTTCAGCAGGTTTAATACCCAGGCCGAAATCGATGAAGTGGTTGCACTGTTGAACAGCCTTTACCGCAATCGTCAGGAACAATCAAACCTCCTTTACGCTTAA